GCAAGACGCACACGCCATGCTGCTTTGATCGCGTCCACTTCCTCCGCCGTGGAAACGTGACCCGCGCCATAGACCACGTGCGTCGGGAGCACGTCCATGCCGGGGTAGAACAGGGCGCCATGAGTCAGCGGGAACAGCAGCTGATCGATCGGCCCGTTGATACCGCGCGGGCCATAGTCGGCCGCTGGGCCGCCGGCCTGCACGTTGACCAGCGCTCGCTTGCCCTTGAGGATGCCATCGCCAAAGCGGAACTCGTTGGAGCCATTCTGATAGCCGTAGGCAAAGCCGAAGGCATAGACCCGCTCTATCCAGCCCTTCAGGATCGCGGGCACGCCGTACCACCACAGCGGGAACTGCAGGATCACGGCATCGGCTTCGAGCAGCTTCTGCTGCTCGGCGATCACGTCGGGCGTCTGATGCCCGCTTGCGTAAGCATGGCCCGACTCCATGATGAACGACAACCGTTCGGGGTTGTCGCGCACTGGAAAGTCGTCGGCGTCGTACACCGCCTTCCACTTCATGCCGTAGAGGTCCGAATGGACCACGGTGTGTCCCGCTGCCGACAACGTCTCAGCCGTCACCTCGACCAACTGCCGTGTCAGCGAAGTGGGTTCGGGGTGCGCGTAAACAACGAGAATGTTCATAATGATCTCTTCCTGATAGTTGGGGTTGCTATAATTCGAGGACGATCTTGCCAAAATAGCCGCCAGATCCCTGGAGCCGGAAGGCGTCCGCGATTTCGGCCAGCGGAAAGGAGCGGTCGATCACCGGGGGGGGGGTGAACGGCGTCGGCACGGCGGATCAGGTCCAATTGAGGCCGGCGACTGCGGATGGCGGTCGGTCCTGGTTCGCCGGGGTCGGGGAGGTCCACCAGCGTCAGGCTGTCGAGCCCTTGGTGCGGAGAAGCCTGGATAGCTATCATAGGAGAAATGGTATCCGGGTCGTCGATTGATGCGTCGCAGGATTAGGCCTGCTCCTGGCTTAAATGGTGCAGTCGCCTTGGATATTGAAATCGAACCTTTTACGTGTTGTTATCGACACGATGGATACCAGAAACCTCGATCTCGGGCTTCTCGTGACGCTCGAGACCCTGCTTGAGGAGCGCAACGTCACACGAGCCGCGCGCCGGTTGAACCTCAGCCAGCCTGCTTTGTCGGCACGGCTGGCGCGGCTCCGTGAGGCGCTGGGCGATCCGCTCCTGATCCCGGGCCAGCGCGGAATGATCCTGACCCAGCGGGCACTCGAACTGATGCAGCCACTGCACGAGGCACTGGAGGGTGTTCGCCGCGTCGTCGAGCAAGGAGCGCCGTTCAACCCGGAGACCCTGCGTGCGACGGTGGTGATTGCGGCGAGCGACTACGTCCAATATGCGCTGCTGGCGCGCTACTCGGTCGTTTTGCGGGCCGAGGCGCCGATGGTCCGCATCGCCTGGCGGACGCTCGACGTGATGGCGCTCACGACACAGTTGGAGCATGGTGAGGTGGACCTGGCCTTGGCAAGGCCCGAAGAAGCGCCGGCGGCGATGCGCCAGCGCCGGCTCTACGAGGAGGAGTATGTGGTGGTCGCGCGACAAGGGCATCCGGTCGTGCGGGGTGTCCTTGATCTGGAGTTGTTCTGTGCGTTGGACCACATCGTCGTTTCAAAACTGGGCGGAGGCTTTGCCGGGCCTACCGATGCGGCGCTTGAGGCGATCGGCCACCGTCGTACTGTTGCCTTGTCCACGTCGGGCTTCCTGATCGTGCCGGAGATCGTGTCACGATCCGATATGATTGCGGTGATTCCACGTCGGATCGCAGACGGTTGGCCAGACCGGGTGCAGGTACTGGAACCGCCGCTCCACATACCCGGCTTTGCCATCGCCAGTATCTGGCATGACCGGACCACCAACCATCCCGCACAAGTCTGGCTGCGTGACCGGCTCGCTACGTTGGCATGACGTTCCGGCCAGCGTATAAAAGAATGGGTCACCGTCTCATTAGTGCGTACCTTGATATGGATGACGGCGAGTTGGACTGAGGCGAGGAAGTTGTCGCCGGCTTGCCATATCGGGTTGCGACGGCGCGGAAATGCTTGAGTTATTGAAGTAGCGCTCGACGAGATTGCACTTCTGGCCTGCGCGCAGGCAATTTTCATCGGCTCTGAACTTCGGAAACGTTCCTGGATGGGCTGAGTATCTGTCCGCTTCTTTGGCTTCGGAACCGAAAGCTGCCCGTCCACACACGGCCAAGAGCAGCGATTTCGCTCCGAAACAAGCGTTCCGGGGGATGAGGTTCCGACCTCGGGCGCAATCGATTGCCACATTCGCTCAAAGAATTCCTGTGTCCTTGAGCCAATCTTCCACAAGCGTCGGCCATCTCTCGACGGGATGACCCAGCGGGCGCATGGCGAAGGCGTGCCCTCCCCTGGCAAAGAGATGGACTTCTGCTGGAACACCTGCGTCGTCCAGCGCTCGCGCATAGACTATGCTGTTGCAAATCGGATCGACGGGATCGTCCCAAGCCTGAAGAAGAAATGTTGGCGGGGTCGCCTTGGTGACTTTGATACCAGGATCAAGCGAACCCCCCGCTCTGCAGAGGTGGCCCGGGAACATTGCGATGGCAAAATCGGGCCGGCTGCTCACTTTGTCTATTTCGTCAACTGGCTCATATGCAGGTTCGAATATATTGCTGGTCTGAGCGACCAGATAGCCTCCGGCCGAGAAGCCTATGACACCGATCTTGCGGGGGTTGATCTCGAGTTCACCGGCGCGCGAGCGCATCAAGCGTATCGCACGCTGCGCGTCCTGCAATGCAAGGAGATGTTTGGGTGTCACGCCACAATCGCAGTCTTCATCATGGTGGTGGTTGCTTTTGGGTACGCGGTATTTGACGAGCACGCAGGTTGTGCCTCTTGAAGTCAGCCAGTCGCAAACTTCACTACCTTCCAGGTCGATCGCGAGCTTGGCGAATCCTCCGCCGGGAAAAACCAGCATCGCTGCGCCATTGCCGGGTTGTTTGGCTGGAAACACTGTAAGAGTGGGTACGGCGACGTTGAACACGCCGGTAACCGGACGTCCGGCGAAGCGTTTCGGATTCGTTGCCGTTTCGCTATACTCTGGAGGAAGTCTGACATCTTCCATGTTCGGCGCGGCTCCAGGCCACAAGGGCGTCTGCTGATGGCCGGCCGGAGGTTGCCACACGCCCTCTTTCCTGCCCTCAATGCTCGCCGTCTCGGATATCTTTGTCAGGCCCTTAGTGTCAGAATTAAGCGTCTCAGCCTCGCTGCAGCCAGTAACGAAGCCTTGAACGCACAACAGGCCTGCCAGAATCAGGCTTCGCTGCAATGAAATTCCGGACCGCCCCGCATGCCGCATTGTGCCGCTTCCTCCCGTTGAATCGCCAGCAGAAAAATTCCTCCTGACAACATCTAGCCTCCAAGCGACCACGTGGCCAAAGGATGATTTCTCGGGCCAGAGGCCAATTTTTTTTGGGGCAAGCGTGGATCTGGAGTATGCTCGCTAAACACGCCGCGCCTTTGAAGTCGCAGCGCGGCATGAACTTTGCGCGCGCGGCTCCTATTGCTTGCATTGCGAAAGGTCTGCCATCCGTCTCTTGCTGAAGCTCCAGCCGGAACGTCAGCTTTTCATGATTTTCTACCGAAAGCAGTCCGTCGGCAATCGGCCAGAACCGACGAAAATCACCCAGTGTTCGACGGTGCCAACGGAATGTGAAGCATCGGCTGGAAAGTTGGCTGCTGCGTTTCTACCTATAAGGTCGCTCGATCTATGCCGTGGCGCCATCTGGCAATGCCGAGGAACTAACTGCGACAAGCCTGTAGGAAAAATTCCTTGTCCAAAATTGTCAACGGCGCGAGTCTGAAGCCGCGCTCCGGAGCTTCGCCTAAAAAGATCGTGCTGCTGCTTCATGGGTTTGGTTCAAGCGGCGCAGACATGATCGCGCTCGCGCCCCAATGGCAAGAGGCGCTTCCCGACACATTGTTCCTCGCCCCGCATGCGCCGCAGCGCTGCGGAATGATGGGAGCCGGATACCAATGGTGGGGACTGACCGGATTCTCACCGTCGGCACTGGCAGCTGGCGCGGCCTCGGCGGCGCCCGCGATTGATGCCTTTATCGACCGCAAACTTGCACAGTATGAGCTGACCGAGGCAGATTTGGCGCTTGTCGGCTTCAGCCAGGGCACGATGATGGCGCTTCATGTAGCTCTCCGCCGGCGGCGCGCGGTCGCCGCAGTGGTGGGTTATTCGGGGATGCTAACGAGCACGGCCGATATTGCGCACGATGACTTCGCAAAGCCGCCGGTGCTCCTAGTGCATGGAACGGCTGATCCCGTGGTTCCGATCGCGGCGCTGCACATGGCAGAAGGCGAGCTGAGGCGCCTCGGTGTGGAGGTCACCACACACATCTCCTACGGCGTCGCTCACAGCGTCGAACCAGTCGGCCTGCGGCTTGGCCGGGATTTCATCGCCGACACCTTCGCGCGTTCGCGGTGAGTACATTCAATATTCTCTGACGGCGGTTGATCCGACCCAAAAAGATTGGCTCAAAAAATCACTTGTTCAAGACGAATCACTGGTGTTTAAGACGTCTCGGATTCCCTGTTTTGGCATCAAACCCGAGCATCAAAACTGCCTCGGGGCCGCTGTTGGGGCTAAAATTTTATCGAAATCGGATAATTTTTTTCCGTTTCAAATCATAACTTTAGAGGCGGGTTTCCCGCTACCCGCTCCAGGCCTTTCCCCGACAATCAGCCCGCAGGCTCGATGCCGAGCAGTTCCACCGCGAACAACAGAGTCGCGCCGCCCGGAATCGGGCCCTTTCCGTCGGGGCCATAGGCGAGCTGCCACGGGATCGCGAATTCGACCTTGTCGCCGACGCCCATGAGCTGGACGCCTTCCTGCCAGCCGTCGATCACGCGATTGAGCGGAAAGGTGGCGGGTTCGCCGCGCGCGACTGAACTGTCGAACTCGCGGCCGTCAGCGAAGGTGCCGACATAATGGACGGTGACTTCATCGGTCGCGCCGGGGTGGGCGCCGCTGCCGTCGCCTGCAACGCGCCGCCAGCGCAGCCCGCTTGGGGTCACGCGCCATCCGTCGGCGCCATGGCGTTCGGCGAGCGCGGCCATTTGCCGGTTAAGGTATGCGGTGCCCTGCATAGGCGCCGCATCGGTCGGCTGGGCGTGGACTGCGGCGGATAGGCACAGGGTGGCGGCTGCGGCGGCAATCAGCCGGTGCGGCGATGACATAGGCGTGAAACTCCCTCGAACGATGCCTGCATAAACGCATCGCGGGCCGGATAGGCAAGGGGCTATCTGTCGGATGGCAGGAACTTTCGCGGGCCGTCGTCGTTCTGCGTTCGTATCGACTATCAGATGTTTGATGCGCGGCCACCGGCCGTTCCCCCCTCGAAAGCCATGCGCTTTCGAAACCGGTGATGCGCGCGAATGCAAAAATGCAAGGAGACGACAGATGTTCAAATGGGCTTTGATTTTCGCCGTGATCGCGCTGATCGCCGCGGTACTCGGCTTTGGCGGCGTTGCGGGTGCGGCGGCAGGTGTCGCCAAGATCCTGTTCTTCGTCGGTCTCGCGCTTGTGGTGCTGTTCCTGATCCTCGGATCGGCCGCGGCGCGCAAGATAAGTTAAAAAGATTCGGCGCGTCGGGAACCATCCGGGATCCGCCGCGTTTCATTTGTCTGCTCGATCGAAAGAGAGAGTGGAATTTGACTTCTGTCTTCGGACGAAGTCTAGGGAAGCCCCGCCGCAGAAATGCGACGGGGCTTACTCTTTTCTAGGCCGGAAATGCCGCGAGGACGCGGCGTTCGAGCACCGCGAGCGGGATGCGCCCGGCGCCGAGCACGACATCGTGGAACTGCTTGATGTCATAGCCGGGGCGCTTCGACACCGCGTCGCGCGCGCGGCTGATCGCGATCTGCCCGACCTTGTACGAACAGGCCTGCCCCGGATAAACGATATAGCGGTCGATCTCGGTGCGCGACGCGCTCGGCGAGTTCGACGAATTTTCAACCATATAATCGATCGCCTGCTCGCGGCTCCACCCCATCGAATGAAGGCCGGTGTCGACGACGAGGCGCGACGCACGAAAGGCGTAGGAAGCGAGATAGCCAATCTTGCCGAGCGGATCGTCGTCATACATCCCAAGCTCGTCGGCGACCTGTTCGGCGTAAAGGCCCCAACCTTCGCCATAAGCGGTGACCGACGCCGCCTGGCGATAGAGCGGCAGTTCGCTGTCCTCGAACTTCAATGCCCCTTCGAACAAATGTCCCGGCGCGCCTTCATGATAGGCGAGGGTGGGGAGGGTGTAGCGCGGCCATTCGGCGGTATCGCGCAGGTTGATGAAGAAGATGCCCGGGCGCGAACCGTCGGGGGTTCCAGCCTGCGCCGAGCCGCCCGGCGCGCCGATTTCGATCTCGGGCGGGACGCGGCGGATTTCATAGGGCGCTTTCGGCATACGGCTGAACACCTGCGGCAGGCGGCCACGAACCTTGCCGAGCAGCCCGTTCAGATAGGCGAGCATTTCGGCGCGGCCCGAATCGTCGTTGGCAAAAAGCTGCCCCTCGGCCTTACCCAGCGCGTTCAGGCGGTCGCGGATGCTGCC
This DNA window, taken from Sphingopyxis sp. PAMC25046, encodes the following:
- a CDS encoding alpha/beta hydrolase, which encodes MEDVRLPPEYSETATNPKRFAGRPVTGVFNVAVPTLTVFPAKQPGNGAAMLVFPGGGFAKLAIDLEGSEVCDWLTSRGTTCVLVKYRVPKSNHHHDEDCDCGVTPKHLLALQDAQRAIRLMRSRAGELEINPRKIGVIGFSAGGYLVAQTSNIFEPAYEPVDEIDKVSSRPDFAIAMFPGHLCRAGGSLDPGIKVTKATPPTFLLQAWDDPVDPICNSIVYARALDDAGVPAEVHLFARGGHAFAMRPLGHPVERWPTLVEDWLKDTGIL
- a CDS encoding NAD(P)H-dependent oxidoreductase — encoded protein: MNILVVYAHPEPTSLTRQLVEVTAETLSAAGHTVVHSDLYGMKWKAVYDADDFPVRDNPERLSFIMESGHAYASGHQTPDVIAEQQKLLEADAVILQFPLWWYGVPAILKGWIERVYAFGFAYGYQNGSNEFRFGDGILKGKRALVNVQAGGPAADYGPRGINGPIDQLLFPLTHGALFYPGMDVLPTHVVYGAGHVSTAEEVDAIKAAWRVRLAGLFTDAPIPFRSQNGGDFPDRHTMAEHVAPGQTGLVAHVADMVDA
- a CDS encoding DUF1328 domain-containing protein; its protein translation is MFKWALIFAVIALIAAVLGFGGVAGAAAGVAKILFFVGLALVVLFLILGSAAARKIS
- a CDS encoding zinc-binding dehydrogenase, whose amino-acid sequence is MPTPFTPPPVIDRSFPLAEIADAFRLQGSGGYFGKIVLEL
- a CDS encoding LysR family transcriptional regulator, encoding MVQSPWILKSNLLRVVIDTMDTRNLDLGLLVTLETLLEERNVTRAARRLNLSQPALSARLARLREALGDPLLIPGQRGMILTQRALELMQPLHEALEGVRRVVEQGAPFNPETLRATVVIAASDYVQYALLARYSVVLRAEAPMVRIAWRTLDVMALTTQLEHGEVDLALARPEEAPAAMRQRRLYEEEYVVVARQGHPVVRGVLDLELFCALDHIVVSKLGGGFAGPTDAALEAIGHRRTVALSTSGFLIVPEIVSRSDMIAVIPRRIADGWPDRVQVLEPPLHIPGFAIASIWHDRTTNHPAQVWLRDRLATLA
- a CDS encoding dienelactone hydrolase family protein, with translation MSKIVNGASLKPRSGASPKKIVLLLHGFGSSGADMIALAPQWQEALPDTLFLAPHAPQRCGMMGAGYQWWGLTGFSPSALAAGAASAAPAIDAFIDRKLAQYELTEADLALVGFSQGTMMALHVALRRRRAVAAVVGYSGMLTSTADIAHDDFAKPPVLLVHGTADPVVPIAALHMAEGELRRLGVEVTTHISYGVAHSVEPVGLRLGRDFIADTFARSR
- a CDS encoding FKBP-type peptidyl-prolyl cis-trans isomerase → MSSPHRLIAAAAATLCLSAAVHAQPTDAAPMQGTAYLNRQMAALAERHGADGWRVTPSGLRWRRVAGDGSGAHPGATDEVTVHYVGTFADGREFDSSVARGEPATFPLNRVIDGWQEGVQLMGVGDKVEFAIPWQLAYGPDGKGPIPGGATLLFAVELLGIEPAG